The following coding sequences are from one Thamnophis elegans isolate rThaEle1 chromosome 5, rThaEle1.pri, whole genome shotgun sequence window:
- the LOC116508618 gene encoding LOW QUALITY PROTEIN: peptidyl-prolyl cis-trans isomerase H-like (The sequence of the model RefSeq protein was modified relative to this genomic sequence to represent the inferred CDS: inserted 2 bases in 1 codon; deleted 1 base in 1 codon): MAVLASNPHNPVVVFNVTIGGXMKVELLADLVPKRIENLRQFCMGEFRKNGVPISYKGNTFHKVIKDFMIQGGDFVNGDGTRMASIYWGPFAHENFKLKHSVPGLLSLGNSSPSPNGCQFFIRCSKCDSLNRKHMVFSEIIDGLLIMRKFENVPTGLNNKLKLPVVFAQCEEM, translated from the exons ATGGCAGTGCTGGCTTCTAACCCCCACAACCCTGTGGTCGTCTTCAATGTCACAATCGGTGG CATGAAGGTGGAGCTCCTTGCTGATCTGGTGCCCAAGAGGATCGAGAACCTGAGGCAATTTTGCATGGGTGAATTC AGGAAAAATGGTGTTCCCATCAGTTACAAAGGCAACACTTTTCACAAG GTTATAAAGGATTTCATGATCCAAGGAGGTGATTTTGTAAATGGAGATGGCACCAGAATGGCCAGTATCTATTGGGGACCCTTTGCCCATGAGAATTTCAAACTGAAACACTCGGTGCCAGGCTTGCTCTCCCTGGGCAACAGCAGTCCCAGCCCCAATGGCTGCCAATTCTTCATCAGATGCTCCAAGTGCGATTCGCTCAATAGGAAACACATGGTTTTCAGTGAAATAATTGATGGGCTTCTAATCATGAGGAAATTTGAAAATGTGCCCACTGGGCTGAATAATAAACTGAAACTCCCAGTGGTGTTCGCTCAATGTGAAGAGATgtag